The genomic interval taattttttcttctgttattttcttaatttttacaaagaaaattacaataatcctttatatatttagacgGAAGGAGTATGTAAATATAGGAGCAAAGAATTGTACGTGAAATTCAAATCTGCCGTCGTTACAAAATCGCGcgcagaaaaaagaaatcccTGATTAGTTTGATAATGTCCATCAAAATCGATTACCATCAATTAATCACATCATTCATATATCTGTGTGCTCGTATAATCACTTATTCAGACTTCATATTTAATCTAACTCGTATAAACATATACAAATACTCGAAGACCTAAATGTTCTTTATACTTTCCAAATcccaatatatatatcctatCTCTTCGaatttcaatatatttgtCTTTTAATAAACGAAATGTTCATACActtacttaaaaataatatctctGCTGGATAAATACGCGAAgcttaaatttattcattttaagaCGGAGACCGTAGTAATTATAAATCGCCTTGTCGCTGCCACTGCGCGCGTACGCAACGCAACTGCCCTTCTCGTTctatcatcttcttcctcgggaTTGCTCCCCCACCTCGATCCATCGTCTGCGCCGCAACTCCACCTCTGCTCCCCCTGTCTAAGCTCAAAATGCCACCTCCTCCATCTTCCCTTGTCGTCCTCCACTACTTATACCGGCGGCCCCTCCACCTCCCGCCCTAGCCTCTCTGCCTCGGCTACTACTTCATCATGCAGCATTCACCTGCCATGGAGACGAGGGACCTCCGCGCCAAGGACCACGcgtgctccgccgccgagacgtcgtcgtcctcggtCGCCGCGGCATCCAGGATCATCGTGCAGTGGGCGGCGCGCCACCGCCAGCAGCTGCCGCTGCCGTGCGACCGGATGGTGGTGGACCGCCGCGACCGCGACTCCGAGCTGCTCGCGCTCGCCCGCCTCCACGCCGTCTCCATGCTCGAcgcctccttcctccgcgcgcacgacgccggcgcccgccgcgcggcgcggtcGCCCGAGCGCGCGCTCGTGCGGAGGATCGCGCGGGAGTGGACGGCGTCGTCCACGCGCGCCGCCCAGGGGGatcggcgcggcgaggagctgCTCGGCGAGACGGAGCGGGAGCGGGTGCGCGCCGTGCGGGAGCGCGTCCGCATGGCCAGCCAGGGGGCCGCGCACACGCCCAGGCTGCGTGGCCGCAGCCGGCAGGACGTGGTGGCGCGCATGGCCATGGAGCGGCAGCGCGAGCTGCAGGGCCTCTCCGACCACCGCGCCGTCTCCACCTTCGCTCACCGCGGACGCATTCAGGTCAGCTCACTCAGTGCCTAAACCTCCATCTTTTTagataagatattttttcctaATGGAAATCTGAATCATCTGATGAAATTGACAAGTGGATAATAGCTGCATTTCAGTTGCATTTTCAGTTGACAGAACTGAGAAGAAATCACTGCGAGACTTCAATATTCTCACCTAAACCAACTGCTAAAAcgtagtagtagcagcagttAGCACTTACCACAGAGAGAGTACAGATGAGTTGATGCTGTTGCACTCTTGTCCAGCAACTTCATGAGCTAATTGCACGCCTTGTCTAGCTGCAGCTTAGTTAAAAGGAGCATCATGAAAAATAGTACATATTTCTTTCAACCATTTTGATCAAGGAATTTAGTTGGCATGTTTGCAATGTAGATAAATCAAACACCTGGGGTCCTCTGTACATTCTGATGGACCTGTCAAACAAACAACTCAAAGGGCACCTTTCTTGCCAAGTCCCCATTTGTACTTGCTTCATGCTTGTCCCTCTTCTGTACTGGCTGCATTGACATAGTTAAAAGGATACTAACTATCAACTCTGTgaagttttattttcaaaaataaaacatttgaaGTTTAATCCTTCAATGACTATCAGATAGATTCAGAAAAAAGTATCGCACCATGAATTGTTTCAGTATTACTTTCTGGAAAATAGCTAGCTGTATTGACAGAAAAATTCaagtgctaatgacagatttttttcccccttagAACAATTGGCAAAACGATGTTTTCTTTCATGGATTGATAATAGTTGTTTTACAGTCTTTTCTACGAGGTAGATTCTTCCATATTGGAAGGTCTGTGCATGATGAGAGACCACTTTCTATGGCTGCCAGAGAATTAGGACAGCTTAGACAGAGTCATCCAGTCTCTAGATTGAGGTATGGTTTCCCTTGCCTGGCATGATCTGCTAGCTCTAATGTTGGTCTTCTTGGCCGTCAAACACTGGGCCTTGCTTAATAGCTTTTCAGTGACTTAGTTAGCTTCAAAACTACTGTTTTCTCTCTACAAGAAAGGACCTCTTTTTGGTAGTTGTTTTGGAATCTGTTCCTTGATCTTATATATCTACTTCCAGCATCATGGTGACACGATATTGTTGTTGACTAGGGAAGAAGTTCGCTCAAGAACAGATGTTGCCACAAATGGCCGGGCAACAAACCATAATGGACCCATAGATACTCGAAGCAGTTCCGTCAGTGATCAACAAGGCACTATTGCAGATTTGGTTTTACGCGGTAATGATCATCACCAAGAGAATGCTACCCACAATGAATTCCAGACACTTCAATCAATTGAAGATGAATCCATAGATATCCAAAGCAGTATACCGACTAGTAGTTATGTTGGGCAAAATGACTTTGATGAAGAACAGCTTCACCGGTATGAAGAATATTCAGATTCAGGGTCCTCAGAAGAGGCTAGTGAGCAATCTGATTCTTCCTCTTCTAGTCCATCTGACAACAGCGCTCAACAAGAAGCTGAAACTTACGAGCAACAGACTGATCTGCAATGGTCAAGGGAGACATCTAGCAATGAGGATGCAGAAGACAGTACCTTCCTACACAGAGATGCCGAATGGCATGCTATGAATTCTCAAGAATCTGAACCACAATGGGGGTCAAATCGAAGTTTTTCTTCCAACCGAAATATTAACAGGTTCAGTCCACCAGATGATGATGTGTATGGAGTGGAGCTCAGAGAACTCCTAAGCAGGTActtattttttcaagaaaaaataacatgaaaTGTTATTTACACCTTTCTGTTGAATAAGCACAAACCAGTATATTCTACTATTTTGCAGGCGTAGCGTCTCTAATCTTCTTAGCAGTGGCTTTCGAGAAAGTCTGGACCAGCTGATACAATCTTATGTTCGAAGACAAGAACTTGATGATCCTCTTGATTGGGATTATGAAAGGCAGGAAACGACCACTGGTTTACTCAGCGGTCATCGTGCTGAAGGCAGCATTGATGAAGCAGCACATCGGCAGGATGTTTCTGACGCCACAAACCAGCCTTCTATTCCACCACAGCAACGACATTGGCAGATCGAATTGCCTCACCATAACTGGAGTCGACAAGCCATGCGT from Oryza brachyantha chromosome 3, ObraRS2, whole genome shotgun sequence carries:
- the LOC102707477 gene encoding uncharacterized protein LOC102707477, giving the protein MQHSPAMETRDLRAKDHACSAAETSSSSVAAASRIIVQWAARHRQQLPLPCDRMVVDRRDRDSELLALARLHAVSMLDASFLRAHDAGARRAARSPERALVRRIAREWTASSTRAAQGDRRGEELLGETERERVRAVRERVRMASQGAAHTPRLRGRSRQDVVARMAMERQRELQGLSDHRAVSTFAHRGRIQSFLRGRFFHIGRSVHDERPLSMAARELGQLRQSHPVSRLREEVRSRTDVATNGRATNHNGPIDTRSSSVSDQQGTIADLVLRGNDHHQENATHNEFQTLQSIEDESIDIQSSIPTSSYVGQNDFDEEQLHRYEEYSDSGSSEEASEQSDSSSSSPSDNSAQQEAETYEQQTDLQWSRETSSNEDAEDSTFLHRDAEWHAMNSQESEPQWGSNRSFSSNRNINRFSPPDDDVYGVELRELLSRRSVSNLLSSGFRESLDQLIQSYVRRQELDDPLDWDYERQETTTGLLSGHRAEGSIDEAAHRQDVSDATNQPSIPPQQRHWQIELPHHNWSRQAMRHSEFDLDAIHVLRDDLTALQRGMTSMQQMLEACMEMQMELQRSIKQEVSAALNRSLAVPADEGMLEDGSEWKQARKGTCCICCDRQIDSLLYRCGHMCTCSKCASELLRGVGKCPLCRAPIVEVVRAYCIM